In a genomic window of Halobiforma lacisalsi AJ5:
- a CDS encoding class I SAM-dependent methyltransferase, protein MSASERPESAREFYGRWAALYDLIARKTPGVAHLRRRAAAACRLEPGDTVVEMGCGTGANLPYLREAVGPEGTVIGIDFTGPVLERARDLVSGYDNVHVVRGDATRPPLDAAEDVDALLATFVVGMLEDPAGAVDDWCDMVGDGHVVLANAARNDGGEWYAPAVNAAFRAIVVLSTPPTTRLRYEDDPTGRLDAKIDAAHGRLRERSSAVADERHLFGVVRLTGGRLA, encoded by the coding sequence ATGAGCGCGAGCGAGCGTCCCGAGTCCGCACGGGAGTTCTACGGCCGCTGGGCGGCCCTCTACGACCTGATCGCACGGAAAACGCCCGGCGTTGCGCACCTGCGCCGCCGGGCCGCCGCGGCCTGCCGGCTCGAGCCCGGCGACACGGTCGTCGAGATGGGCTGTGGCACCGGCGCGAACCTGCCCTATCTCCGCGAGGCGGTCGGCCCTGAGGGGACCGTGATCGGGATCGACTTCACGGGCCCGGTGCTCGAGCGGGCCCGCGACCTGGTGAGCGGGTACGACAACGTCCACGTCGTCCGGGGCGATGCGACGCGACCGCCGCTCGACGCGGCCGAGGACGTCGACGCCCTCCTCGCGACGTTCGTCGTCGGCATGCTCGAGGACCCGGCCGGCGCGGTCGACGACTGGTGTGACATGGTCGGCGACGGCCACGTCGTCCTCGCGAACGCGGCTCGGAACGACGGCGGGGAGTGGTACGCGCCCGCGGTCAACGCCGCCTTCCGGGCGATCGTCGTGCTCTCGACCCCGCCCACCACTCGGCTTCGGTACGAGGACGATCCGACCGGTCGCCTGGACGCGAAGATCGACGCCGCTCACGGGCGGCTGCGGGAGCGCTCGAGCGCGGTCGCCGACGAGCGCCACCTCTTCGGCGTGGTGCGGCTGACCGGCGGCCGGCTCGCCTGA
- a CDS encoding thiamine-phosphate synthase family protein, producing MQFVEEIVVDEFLPTVRSMLAGKLREQGLTQSEVAEVLGISQSAVSKYAHGDVTINDRIAEDERVEALVEDLGAGLAAGDVTPVQALIEIEVLIRDLESGGDLLAQLHEEAVPELADHGSGFRVHDPESDLRTSERVLSSLRRGLRILENASGFARLIPAVGSNLVACTPDAEDVDDVAGVPGRIFDVKGQTTVPSDPEFGVSEHVATVLLAAREHGTDAAAAINIAYDPDLLAALSDAGHVTAEFDEGDDVASSVGAAIEEQPEATVLYQTGGMGIEPLIYVLGTDAESVADTVRSLL from the coding sequence ATGCAATTCGTCGAGGAAATCGTCGTCGACGAGTTCCTGCCGACCGTCCGGTCGATGCTGGCCGGGAAACTCCGCGAGCAGGGACTCACCCAGAGCGAAGTCGCCGAAGTGCTTGGAATCAGCCAGAGCGCGGTCTCGAAGTACGCTCACGGCGACGTCACGATCAACGATCGCATCGCCGAGGACGAACGCGTCGAAGCCCTCGTCGAGGACCTCGGAGCGGGACTCGCCGCCGGCGACGTGACGCCGGTCCAGGCGCTAATCGAGATCGAGGTCCTGATCCGCGACCTCGAGAGCGGCGGCGACCTGCTGGCTCAACTCCACGAGGAGGCGGTCCCGGAACTCGCCGATCACGGCTCGGGCTTTCGGGTTCACGATCCCGAGAGCGACCTGCGGACCAGCGAACGGGTCCTCTCGTCGCTGCGGCGCGGGCTCCGTATCCTCGAGAACGCGAGCGGGTTCGCGCGACTGATCCCCGCGGTGGGGTCGAACCTGGTCGCCTGCACGCCGGACGCCGAGGACGTCGACGACGTCGCCGGAGTTCCCGGGCGGATCTTCGACGTGAAAGGCCAGACGACGGTGCCCTCCGACCCGGAGTTCGGCGTCTCCGAACACGTCGCGACCGTCCTGCTCGCGGCGCGGGAACACGGCACGGACGCCGCGGCGGCGATCAACATCGCGTACGATCCCGACCTGCTGGCGGCCCTCTCCGATGCGGGCCACGTCACCGCGGAGTTCGACGAGGGAGACGACGTGGCCTCGAGCGTCGGCGCGGCCATCGAGGAACAGCCGGAGGCGACGGTGCTCTACCAGACCGGCGGCATGGGGATCGAACCCCTGATCTACGTTCTGGGCACTGACGCGGAGTCGGTCGCGGACACCGTGCGGTCGCTGCTGTAA
- the dcd gene encoding dCTP deaminase, protein MILSDADILDRLEEGDLVVEPLDDPELQIQPASIDLRLGREFLEFQRTNISCIHPDSEQEVDEYVNETVVDDGDDFILHPGDFVLGTTHERVEIPPDLIAHVEGRSSLGRLAVVVHATAGLCDPGYRGQITLELSNLGTAPVALTPGMRISQLTFTELKTEADRPYGSERGSKYQDQDGPQASRIQGDHEFGGDQLED, encoded by the coding sequence ATGATCCTCTCAGACGCGGACATCCTCGATCGACTCGAGGAGGGCGACCTGGTCGTCGAACCGCTCGACGATCCCGAACTGCAGATCCAGCCGGCCAGCATCGACCTGCGCCTTGGCCGGGAGTTCCTCGAGTTCCAGCGAACGAACATCTCCTGTATCCACCCCGACTCCGAGCAGGAGGTCGACGAGTACGTCAACGAGACGGTCGTCGACGACGGCGACGACTTCATCCTCCACCCGGGCGACTTCGTGCTCGGGACGACCCACGAACGCGTCGAGATCCCGCCGGACCTGATCGCCCACGTCGAGGGCCGGTCCTCCCTGGGCCGACTCGCCGTCGTCGTCCACGCCACGGCAGGGCTGTGTGACCCCGGCTACCGCGGCCAGATCACGCTCGAACTCTCGAACCTCGGGACCGCGCCGGTCGCGCTCACGCCCGGGATGCGCATCTCCCAGCTGACGTTTACGGAACTCAAAACCGAGGCCGACCGACCCTACGGAAGCGAGCGTGGGTCGAAGTACCAGGACCAGGACGGCCCGCAGGCCTCCCGCATCCAGGGCGACCACGAGTTCGGCGGCGACCAGCTCGAGGATTGA
- a CDS encoding DsbA family protein, which produces MDNTRRSFLATTTALAAGVTAGCLGSDGDGDDDDTVPEPPVAGDPDADVTVTVYDDFACPHCRTFKLEIYPQLVETYIEPGRIRFEQRDFPIPVDDTWSWAVASAAREAYESEGDEAFWSFSSAIFERQMSYSYDTIEGVAEEQGLDAAAVREAAEDVTHRSTLEADKSYGRENGVRGTPAIFVDGEQVELQALSFERVSAPIDAALE; this is translated from the coding sequence ATGGACAACACGCGGCGATCGTTCCTCGCGACGACCACCGCCCTCGCTGCTGGTGTGACTGCGGGCTGTCTGGGAAGCGACGGCGATGGCGACGATGACGATACGGTTCCCGAACCGCCGGTCGCCGGCGACCCCGACGCGGACGTGACGGTGACGGTCTACGACGACTTCGCGTGCCCGCACTGTCGGACGTTCAAACTAGAGATCTACCCGCAGCTGGTGGAGACGTACATCGAACCGGGTCGGATCCGGTTCGAGCAGCGGGACTTCCCCATCCCGGTCGACGACACCTGGTCGTGGGCGGTCGCCAGCGCGGCCCGCGAAGCCTACGAGAGCGAGGGCGACGAGGCGTTCTGGTCGTTCTCGAGCGCGATCTTCGAACGCCAGATGTCCTACTCCTACGACACGATCGAGGGGGTCGCCGAGGAGCAGGGACTCGACGCGGCGGCCGTCCGCGAGGCCGCCGAGGACGTCACGCACCGGTCGACGCTCGAGGCCGACAAGTCCTACGGACGGGAGAACGGCGTCCGGGGGACACCCGCGATCTTCGTCGACGGCGAGCAGGTCGAACTCCAGGCACTGTCGTTCGAGCGGGTGTCCGCGCCGATCGACGCGGCCCTCGAGTAA
- the pth2 gene encoding peptidyl-tRNA hydrolase Pth2, with protein sequence MKQAIVARTDVGMGQGKLAAQVAHASLSAYEKADRRAQDRWKQGGQKKVVLKGESERQLHELSEIADSKGIPNALIRDAGHTQLEPGTVTALAVGPAEEDLVDRVTGDLSLF encoded by the coding sequence ATGAAACAGGCCATCGTCGCCCGGACGGACGTCGGGATGGGCCAGGGAAAGCTCGCCGCACAGGTCGCCCACGCGTCGCTGTCGGCCTACGAGAAGGCCGACAGGCGGGCCCAGGACCGCTGGAAACAGGGGGGACAGAAGAAAGTCGTCCTGAAAGGGGAAAGCGAACGCCAACTGCACGAACTCTCCGAGATCGCCGACAGCAAGGGGATTCCGAACGCACTGATCCGCGACGCGGGGCACACGCAACTCGAGCCCGGGACCGTCACCGCGCTGGCGGTCGGTCCCGCAGAGGAGGACCTGGTCGATCGCGTGACCGGCGATCTGTCGTTGTTCTAG
- the truD gene encoding tRNA pseudouridine(13) synthase TruD, whose protein sequence is MRPAHPTEQAVGLEYYVSDTDGVGGRLREDDDQFRVWELERFSTEPVDADVDAYPHLVFRATLRGWDTNDFAARLSDALGTSRERVDWAGTKDKYAVTTQLFSVYGADPDDLPEIDGVEIEVLGRAGRGLEFGDLAGNAFEVVVSDPAEPDNADEITDELHAFGGRDDEPREIGVPNFFGQQRFGSRRPITHEVGLEVVRGDWEGAVMAYLGRPTEAEPEGTQEARTFLEETRDWAEALDRFPNRLRYERSMLHELAECDGEPGPDEFRAALERVPSNLQRLFVHAAQSYAFNLMLSRRLERGLPFDRPVAGDVVCFADTGGDVPEEILLPDTDRLQRVDERRVDSVTRHCERGRAFVTAPLVGTETELADGEQGEIERAVLEDLDLAPGDFDLPGEFYSSGTRRTILLRTALEVDRDPLALSFALPKGSYATVVAREFLKVDPIDLG, encoded by the coding sequence ATGCGTCCGGCACACCCTACGGAGCAAGCCGTCGGCCTCGAGTACTACGTCAGCGACACCGACGGCGTCGGCGGCCGCCTTCGCGAGGACGACGACCAGTTCCGGGTCTGGGAACTCGAGCGGTTCTCGACCGAACCCGTCGACGCGGACGTCGACGCCTACCCTCACCTCGTCTTCCGGGCGACGCTGCGGGGCTGGGACACCAACGACTTCGCGGCGCGGCTCTCCGACGCCCTGGGAACCTCCCGCGAACGTGTCGACTGGGCCGGCACGAAGGACAAGTACGCCGTGACCACCCAGCTCTTTTCCGTCTACGGCGCAGACCCGGACGACCTCCCCGAGATCGACGGCGTCGAGATCGAGGTACTCGGCCGGGCGGGACGGGGCCTCGAGTTCGGCGACCTCGCAGGTAACGCCTTCGAGGTCGTCGTCAGCGACCCCGCCGAACCCGACAACGCCGACGAGATCACCGACGAGTTACACGCGTTCGGCGGCCGTGACGACGAGCCCCGTGAGATCGGCGTCCCCAACTTCTTCGGCCAGCAGCGGTTCGGCAGTCGCCGCCCGATCACTCACGAGGTCGGCCTCGAGGTCGTCCGCGGCGACTGGGAGGGTGCGGTGATGGCGTACCTCGGCCGGCCGACCGAGGCCGAACCCGAGGGAACCCAGGAGGCCCGGACGTTCCTCGAGGAGACCCGCGACTGGGCGGAAGCCCTCGATCGCTTCCCGAACCGCCTGCGATACGAGCGGTCGATGCTCCACGAACTCGCCGAGTGCGACGGCGAACCCGGACCCGACGAGTTCCGGGCCGCCCTCGAGCGGGTCCCGTCGAACCTCCAGCGGCTGTTCGTCCACGCCGCCCAGTCGTACGCGTTCAACCTGATGCTGAGCCGACGGCTCGAGCGCGGTCTCCCGTTCGACCGCCCCGTCGCCGGCGACGTGGTCTGTTTCGCCGACACCGGCGGCGACGTCCCCGAGGAGATCCTCCTGCCTGACACCGACAGGCTCCAGCGCGTCGACGAGCGCCGCGTCGACTCTGTGACCCGCCACTGCGAGCGCGGCCGCGCGTTCGTCACCGCGCCGCTGGTCGGCACCGAGACCGAACTCGCCGACGGCGAGCAGGGCGAGATCGAACGAGCGGTGCTCGAAGACCTCGACCTCGCGCCCGGCGACTTCGACCTCCCAGGCGAGTTCTACTCGAGCGGCACCCGGCGTACGATCCTCCTTCGGACCGCCCTCGAGGTCGACCGGGACCCGCTCGCGCTGTCGTTCGCGCTTCCGAAGGGGTCGTACGCGACGGTCGTGGCGCGGGAGTTCCTCAAGGTCGATCCGATCGATCTCGGCTGA
- a CDS encoding 30S ribosomal protein S3ae, whose protein sequence is MSERSVSRAKQEKRWYTVLAPEQFDREELGETPADEPEKLYDRTIETTLGDLKGAASENNTKLTFKINDVGSDTAYTEFKQHSLTRDYLRSLVRRGASKIEAYVTVLTTDDYRVQIQPVAFTTKKADASQEKAIREEMVAMVREAAAERTFEELIDSVVEGRLSSAIYGEAKTIYPLRRVEIQKATLEAHPEEVAEEEATSVDVDDEDVATGD, encoded by the coding sequence ATGAGTGAACGCTCAGTTTCACGCGCGAAACAGGAAAAGCGGTGGTACACCGTCCTCGCCCCGGAGCAGTTCGACCGGGAAGAACTCGGTGAAACCCCCGCTGACGAACCGGAAAAGCTCTACGACCGAACTATCGAAACGACGCTCGGCGACCTGAAGGGTGCCGCAAGCGAGAACAACACGAAGCTCACCTTCAAGATCAACGACGTCGGCAGCGACACGGCGTACACGGAGTTCAAGCAGCACTCGCTGACCCGTGACTACCTCCGCTCGCTGGTCCGACGCGGCGCCTCCAAGATCGAGGCCTATGTCACCGTCCTCACGACGGACGACTACCGCGTCCAGATCCAGCCCGTCGCCTTCACGACCAAGAAGGCCGACGCGAGCCAGGAGAAGGCCATCCGCGAGGAGATGGTGGCGATGGTCCGGGAGGCCGCCGCCGAGCGTACCTTCGAGGAACTGATCGACAGCGTCGTCGAGGGTCGACTCTCCTCGGCGATCTACGGCGAGGCCAAGACGATCTACCCGCTTCGCCGCGTCGAGATCCAGAAGGCTACTCTCGAGGCCCACCCCGAGGAAGTCGCCGAGGAAGAGGCGACTTCCGTCGACGTCGACGACGAAGACGTCGCGACGGGCGACTAA
- a CDS encoding KEOPS complex subunit Pcc1, with protein MRRATIRTDHDDPDLLARALEPDNTAEMETTVEDDGTLVTHIERETTSGLHSTVDDYVINLDVAIDVTADATDGNVKHRQPTDAGPASDQDHTNNNE; from the coding sequence ATGAGACGAGCGACGATCCGGACGGACCACGACGACCCGGACCTCCTCGCACGGGCGCTCGAGCCCGACAACACCGCGGAGATGGAGACGACCGTAGAAGACGATGGAACCCTCGTCACCCACATCGAACGGGAGACCACGAGCGGACTCCACTCGACTGTCGACGATTACGTGATCAACCTGGACGTAGCGATCGACGTTACGGCGGACGCGACCGACGGAAACGTAAAGCACCGACAACCGACGGACGCGGGACCTGCGTCCGACCAAGACCATACCAACAACAATGAGTGA
- a CDS encoding 30S ribosomal protein S15, with translation MARMHTRRRGSSGSDKPAADEPPEWSDVDPEQIEERVVELAEQGHDPSQIGIKLRDEGVTGTPIPDVKLATGKKITEILEEHDAEPEFPEDLRNLMKRAVRLREHVQQNPQDYQNKRALQNTESKVRRLVDYYRGDELEPDFTYSYEQAKELLE, from the coding sequence ATGGCACGAATGCATACCCGCCGTCGCGGCTCGTCCGGTTCGGACAAGCCGGCGGCAGACGAACCCCCGGAGTGGAGCGACGTCGACCCCGAGCAGATCGAAGAACGGGTCGTCGAACTAGCGGAGCAGGGCCACGATCCCAGCCAGATCGGGATCAAGCTGCGTGACGAAGGCGTCACGGGCACGCCCATCCCGGACGTCAAGCTGGCGACCGGGAAGAAGATCACCGAGATTCTCGAGGAACACGACGCCGAACCCGAGTTCCCCGAGGACCTCCGGAACCTGATGAAGCGTGCCGTGCGCCTGCGCGAGCACGTCCAGCAGAACCCCCAGGACTACCAGAACAAGCGCGCCCTGCAGAACACGGAGTCGAAGGTCCGCCGTCTCGTCGACTACTACCGCGGCGACGAGCTCGAGCCGGACTTCACGTACTCCTACGAGCAGGCCAAGGAACTGCTCGAGTGA
- a CDS encoding tyrosine-type recombinase/integrase, producing MSDDLEPISPREAVDLYVSHRELEISEKTLQNHKYRLNAFVEWCNEVGIDNLNDLTGRDLHRYRVWRQQDVNVVTLRGQLATLRVFLEFCASIDAVEPGMRERVKLPDVDRGEEARDELLDAERAHKIIGYLERYKRASRDHVIVAILWHTGIRLGSLRAIDLEDYEPDEGCFWLRHRPETGTPLKNQEPAERAIALDDYYCDVVDEYIRFHRHDVVDEHGREPLVTSDRGRLSSGQIRSEVYRLTQPCMIEDCPHGREPADCEATEYGHYYDCPSSLSPHTIRRGAITHQLREDIPEEIVSDRCDVSSEVLDRHYDRRTDREKMEQRRDFIEDL from the coding sequence ATGAGCGACGATCTCGAGCCGATTTCGCCACGCGAGGCGGTCGACCTCTACGTCTCGCACCGTGAACTCGAGATCAGCGAGAAGACGCTCCAGAACCACAAGTACCGGCTCAACGCCTTCGTCGAGTGGTGCAACGAGGTCGGGATCGACAACCTCAACGACCTCACCGGGCGGGACCTCCACCGGTACCGCGTCTGGCGACAGCAGGACGTGAACGTCGTCACGCTTCGCGGGCAACTCGCGACGCTGCGCGTGTTCCTCGAGTTCTGCGCGTCGATCGACGCCGTGGAACCCGGGATGCGCGAGCGCGTGAAGCTCCCTGACGTCGACCGCGGCGAGGAGGCTCGCGACGAACTGCTCGACGCCGAGCGCGCGCACAAGATCATCGGCTACCTCGAGCGGTACAAGCGCGCGAGCCGGGACCACGTCATCGTAGCGATCCTCTGGCACACGGGGATCCGCCTCGGGAGTCTCCGGGCGATCGACCTCGAGGACTACGAACCCGATGAGGGATGTTTCTGGCTTCGCCACCGTCCGGAGACTGGAACGCCGCTCAAGAACCAGGAACCGGCCGAGCGCGCGATCGCGCTTGATGACTACTACTGCGACGTCGTGGACGAGTACATTCGGTTCCATCGCCACGACGTCGTCGACGAACACGGCCGCGAACCGCTGGTGACGAGCGACCGCGGCCGGCTGAGTTCCGGACAGATCCGCTCCGAAGTGTACCGGCTCACCCAACCCTGCATGATCGAAGACTGCCCGCACGGGCGCGAGCCCGCGGACTGCGAGGCGACAGAGTACGGGCACTACTACGACTGTCCGAGCAGCCTATCGCCACACACGATCCGACGCGGAGCCATCACGCACCAACTCCGCGAGGACATCCCCGAGGAGATCGTCAGCGATCGGTGCGACGTTTCCTCGGAAGTCCTCGATCGCCACTACGACCGACGTACAGACCGTGAGAAGATGGAACAGCGACGCGACTTCATCGAAGACCTATAA
- a CDS encoding DUF7389 domain-containing protein, producing the protein MSDDDDDAISITTELTRGTSTDDRDKIRAEVSAESVDELDAKLERVRRQLEDWADEIRNIQPENSRGRRRLADDQSELGEVEA; encoded by the coding sequence ATGAGCGACGACGACGACGATGCGATTTCGATCACGACCGAACTCACTCGAGGGACGTCGACCGACGATCGTGACAAGATCCGCGCCGAGGTGAGCGCCGAGTCCGTCGACGAACTCGACGCCAAACTCGAGCGCGTTCGTCGCCAGCTCGAGGACTGGGCTGACGAGATCCGAAACATCCAGCCGGAGAACTCTCGCGGGCGTCGTCGACTTGCCGACGATCAGTCTGAACTCGGAGAGGTGGAAGCATGA
- a CDS encoding PadR family transcriptional regulator, whose product MRGHPLYSCDTPQCSGLKEIITPDGYVCQDCADELEAQYEAEPEIVADGGVAWGDLTGFQRDILEEIARLKAAGEECYGLAIKEELEQYHDDVLHGRLYQNLDSLIDDGLLESGELDGRTNSYTLTPEGETLLEESVQRRAEACGLEVADADGGGR is encoded by the coding sequence ATGAGGGGACATCCGCTCTATTCCTGCGACACGCCACAGTGTAGTGGCCTGAAGGAGATCATCACCCCCGACGGCTACGTCTGTCAAGACTGCGCTGACGAACTCGAGGCCCAGTACGAAGCCGAGCCCGAGATCGTCGCCGACGGCGGAGTCGCGTGGGGCGACCTCACCGGCTTCCAGCGCGACATCCTCGAAGAGATTGCCCGCCTCAAGGCAGCCGGCGAAGAGTGCTACGGACTCGCGATCAAAGAGGAACTCGAGCAGTACCACGACGACGTTCTCCACGGTCGGCTGTACCAGAACCTCGACAGTCTGATCGACGACGGCCTGCTCGAGAGCGGTGAACTCGACGGCCGGACGAACAGCTACACGCTGACACCCGAGGGCGAGACGCTGCTCGAGGAAAGCGTACAACGACGGGCAGAGGCCTGCGGCCTCGAGGTCGCCGACGCCGACGGAGGTGGCCGATGA
- a CDS encoding Shedu anti-phage system protein SduA domain-containing protein, whose protein sequence is MEDKENLRHVAHYPIKSGPRTYKSVNVFEIKASSSGKKIVSFWKAEKDRYELNVVEERKFECQPDELEKLVALIDNIEEVTDLDRGDYIFLKKDSPSAEAATAAINSIQSADSAEAERLAALLIESVGKVEKDIHDFEEFSDNVSDDIFKVENLVGYARTERAVNKFKGLIQENAVEDEYQDFLEEHPWLFGNRYIEPTENREFTRDEEVDFCLETIDGYYDIFEIKRPGHEVMNYDSSHDTYYPSHRLSKAVAQTENYIKEIEANHGDILRRDGLDLLKPRGTIVIGSDLGSDEKEGLRVFNSYLNRVRVRTYTDIASMGERLLEMYDENSDLQDQS, encoded by the coding sequence ATGGAGGACAAAGAGAATCTCCGACATGTCGCTCATTATCCAATCAAGAGCGGACCAAGGACATATAAATCAGTTAATGTTTTTGAGATTAAGGCTTCTTCTTCTGGTAAAAAAATAGTGAGTTTTTGGAAGGCGGAAAAGGATAGATACGAACTAAATGTTGTGGAAGAACGGAAATTTGAATGTCAACCGGATGAATTAGAGAAACTTGTTGCTCTTATTGATAATATCGAAGAGGTAACAGACCTTGACAGAGGCGACTACATATTTTTGAAAAAAGATTCCCCCTCAGCAGAAGCTGCTACTGCAGCGATTAATAGTATTCAGTCAGCAGATTCGGCGGAAGCAGAAAGATTAGCAGCCTTATTGATCGAAAGTGTTGGTAAGGTAGAAAAAGACATTCATGATTTTGAGGAATTCTCAGATAATGTTTCAGATGATATATTTAAAGTGGAGAATTTAGTAGGGTATGCTCGTACCGAAAGAGCAGTTAATAAATTCAAAGGTCTGATACAAGAGAATGCAGTCGAAGATGAATATCAAGATTTCTTGGAAGAACATCCCTGGCTCTTTGGAAATCGGTATATCGAGCCGACCGAAAATAGAGAGTTTACAAGAGACGAAGAAGTAGACTTCTGTCTAGAAACCATAGATGGATATTATGACATATTTGAAATAAAACGCCCTGGACATGAGGTTATGAACTACGATAGTAGTCATGATACATACTACCCTTCACATAGATTGTCAAAAGCAGTTGCTCAAACAGAAAATTATATTAAAGAGATTGAGGCTAATCACGGCGATATCTTACGGCGAGATGGCTTAGATCTTCTGAAACCGCGTGGAACGATTGTGATTGGTTCTGATCTTGGTTCTGATGAGAAAGAAGGACTACGTGTGTTCAACAGCTATTTGAACAGAGTTCGTGTTAGAACATATACTGATATTGCGTCTATGGGGGAAAGGCTACTAGAGATGTATGATGAAAATTCTGATCTCCAAGATCAAAGCTAG